The following proteins come from a genomic window of Aptenodytes patagonicus chromosome 21, bAptPat1.pri.cur, whole genome shotgun sequence:
- the DNAJC8 gene encoding dnaJ homolog subfamily C member 8, with amino-acid sequence MAAAGEPGAGGAAEEAFLTFYNEVKQIEKRDSVLTSKNQIDRLTRPGSSYFNLNPFEVLQMDPEATDEEIKKRFRQLSILVHPDKNQDDADRAQKAFEAVDKAYKLLLDQEQKKRALDVIQAGKEYVEHTVKEKKKQLKKDGKPPTVEEDDPEVFKQAVYKQTMKLFAELEIKRKEREAKEMHERKRQREEEIEAQEKAKREREWQKNFEESRDGRVDSWRNFQANTKGKKEKKNRTFLRPPKVKMEQRE; translated from the exons atggcggcggcgggggagcccggggcggggggcgccgccgaGGAGGCGTTCCTCACCTTCTACAACGAG GTAAAGCAAATTGAAAAACGAGACTCTGTTTTAACATCAAAAAACCAAATTGACAGGCTGACCCGACCTGGATCTTCCTATTTCAACTTGAACCCTTTTGAG GTACTGCAGATGGATCCTGAAGCCACAGATGAAGAGATAAAGAAAAGGTTCCGGCAG TTGTCAATATTGGTGCATCCAGACAAAAATCAAGATGATGCAGATAGAGCCCAGAAGGCGTTTGAAG CTGTAGACAAAGCGTACAAGTTGCTGCTAGATCAGGAGCAAAAGAAGAGGGCCTTGGATGTGATACAGGCAGGAAAAGAATATGTGGAACACACT gtgaaagaaaaaaagaagcagttgAAGAAGGATGGAAAACCTCCCACTGTAGAAGAGGATGATCCTGAAGTT TTCAAACAAGCTGTATACAAACAGACGATGAAGCTCTTTGCTGAACTGGAAattaagaggaaagaaagagaagctaaAGAAATGCATGAAAG GAAGcggcagagagaagaggaaattgAGGCACAAGAGAAAGCTAAACGAGAGCGAGAATGGCAGAAGAACTTTGAG GAAAGTCGGGATGGTCGTGTGGACAGCTGGAGAAATTTCCAGGCAAAtacaaaggggaagaaagaaaagaaaaacaggaccTTCCTGAGACCTCCCAAAGTAAAAATGGAGCAGCGTGAATGA
- the PTAFR gene encoding platelet-activating factor receptor: MSGKGEGGAEGSANSYIQCPSIDSEFRYNLFTVFYSIIFILGFVANCYVLWIFSRIYPTKKLNEIKIFMVNLTVADLLFLVTMPMWIVYYHHHGDWIMPLFLCKVAGWLFFINTYSSVAFLMIITYNRYQAVTNPIKAAQLTTQRRGIYLSAAIWIIIVGSSLYYFFDNNTNQEEINSKNFTRCFERYNSSDDVSAVLIIHVIICILFYIIFLFILGWNIVIIRTLFSKSVQPQKSAHVKQRALWMVCTVLAVFIISFVPHYIVNLPWTLTVLEQWMKENCQLRQQLNDAHQVTLCLLSMNCVLDPIIYCFLTKKFQKHLSENLKSMKGSRKCSRHTTDTVIEGTIH, from the coding sequence ATGTCTGGAAAGGGTGAAGGTGGTGCTGAAGGTAGTGCCAATTCCTACATTCAATGCCCCAGCATAGACTCTGAGTTTCGCTACAACCTCTTCACTGTTTTCTACAGCATCATTTTCATTCTGGGCTTTGTTGCCAACTGCTATGTGCTCTGGATTTTCAGCCGTATTTACCCCACCAAGAAACTCAATGAAATCAAGATATTCATGGTGAACCTGACAGTAGCTGACCTGCTCTTCTTGGTTACGATGCCAATGTGGATTGTTTACTATCACCACCATGGAGACTGGATCATGCCTCTGTTCCTCTGTAAAGTGGCTGGCTGGCTATTTTTCATTAACACCTACTCTTCTGTTGCCTTTCTGATGATCATCACATACAACCGTTACCAAGCTGTGACTAATCCCATTAAAGCGGCTCAGCTTACCACCCAGAGAAGGGGTATCTACTTATCAGCAGCTATCTGGATCATAATAGTGGGCAGctctttgtattacttttttgACAATAATACTAATCAGGAGGAGATAAATTCGAAGAATTTCACGCGGTGCTTTGAGCGCTATAACTCTTCTGACGATGTTTCAGCTGTTCTCATCATTCATGTCATCATCTGCATCCTTTTctatataattttcctttttatactaGGCTGGAACATCGTCATTATCAGGACCCTGTTCTCCAAATCAGTGCAGCCACAGAAGAGTGCTCATGTCAAGCAAAGGGCGCTCTGGATGGTTTGCACAGTGCTGGCTGTGTTCATTATAAGCTTTGTACCTCATTACATAGTGAACCTGCCCTGGACCCTGACTGTTCTGGAGCAGTGGATGAAGGAAAACTGTCAGTTACGCCAACAACTCAATGATGCTCACCAGGTGACTTTGTGCCTCTTGAGTATGAACTGTGTGTTGGACCCAATCATCTACTGCTTCCTCACCAAGAAGTTCCAGAAGCATCTTTCAGAAAACCTGAAAAGCATGAAAGGGAGCCGCAAGTGCTCCAGGCACACCACAGACACAGTGATTGAGGGCACCATTCACTAA
- the ATP5IF1 gene encoding ATPase inhibitor, mitochondrial produces MAAVAVAAARGGLRGALLAQQQRWSSGSGADQLGELGKGAGKGGGGGGAIREAGGAFGKKQAAEEERYFREKEREQLSALRKHHEEEIDHHKKEIERLQKEIERHKYKIKKLKDDD; encoded by the exons ATGGCGGCCGTGGCcgtggcggcggcgcggggcggcctgCGCGGGGCCCTGCTGGCGCAGCAGCAGCGCTGGAGCTCGGGCTCGGGCGCCGACCAG CTGGGCGAGCTGGGCAAAGgcgccgggaagggcggcggcggcggcggcgccatcCGCGAGGCCGGGGGCGCCTTCGGGAAGAAGCAGGCGGCCGAGGAGGAGCGGTACTTCAG ggagaaagagagggagcaGCTCTCTGCCTTACGGAAACACCACGAGGAAGAGATTGATCACCACAAGAAAGAGATAGAGCGTCTGCAGAAGGAAATTGAGCGTCATAAGTATAAGATCAAGAAGCTTAAAGATGATGACTAA